One part of the Tenacibaculum sp. 190130A14a genome encodes these proteins:
- a CDS encoding type IX secretion system membrane protein PorP/SprF, whose amino-acid sequence MKKRIIAILSIILCSVNLNAQDMNLPQYVSHLADNPFLISPTYAGIGSGLKIRLNGVSQWIGVKDAPDTQSLTVEARLADTFGGGITIFNDKNGFTSQLGAKVSFASHLTLSDLHDSFLSFALSYNFLQFRQDTSQDNTGSGKPTRNVHQSNFDVGMLYRYERFAISVNASNILNKKIEETFGPNEPDVLRRYSVFTSYTFARMGRKIEIEPSMLVEYREFDKRSRTDMNVKVRKGISDGYVWAGVSYTFLNDQFFQPNAIAPLFGLKKGSLYMSYGFSINVNKTQDFNYGTHMITLGFDYERRPSLARCTQKMIIF is encoded by the coding sequence ATGAAAAAAAGAATAATAGCAATACTAAGTATCATTTTGTGCAGCGTTAATTTAAATGCACAAGACATGAATTTACCACAATATGTGAGTCATTTAGCAGATAATCCGTTTTTGATATCTCCAACATATGCAGGTATTGGTTCTGGACTTAAGATTAGGTTAAATGGGGTAAGCCAATGGATAGGAGTAAAAGATGCCCCAGATACGCAGTCTTTAACTGTTGAAGCTAGATTAGCAGATACTTTTGGAGGAGGGATAACAATTTTTAATGATAAAAATGGATTTACCTCACAATTAGGAGCAAAAGTTTCATTTGCAAGTCACTTAACATTAAGTGACTTACATGATAGCTTTTTATCGTTTGCATTGAGTTATAATTTTTTACAATTTCGCCAAGACACTTCACAAGATAATACAGGAAGTGGAAAACCTACGAGAAACGTACACCAATCAAATTTTGATGTGGGGATGTTGTATCGTTATGAGCGTTTTGCTATCAGTGTGAATGCATCTAACATTCTTAATAAAAAGATAGAAGAAACCTTTGGTCCAAATGAACCAGATGTATTAAGAAGGTATAGTGTTTTTACTTCATATACTTTTGCAAGAATGGGTAGAAAAATTGAAATAGAACCATCGATGCTTGTTGAATATAGAGAATTTGATAAGCGTTCAAGAACAGACATGAATGTTAAGGTACGAAAAGGAATTAGCGATGGTTATGTTTGGGCAGGTGTAAGTTATACTTTCTTAAATGATCAATTCTTTCAACCAAACGCTATAGCGCCATTATTTGGATTAAAAAAGGGAAGCCTTTATATGTCTTATGGTTTTAGTATTAATGTAAACAAAACACAAGACTTTAATTATGGTACACATATGATAACTTTAGGTTTTGATTATGAAAGAAGACCTAGTTTAGCACGTTGTACACAAAAAATGATTATTTTTTAG